One Comamonas odontotermitis genomic window, TTGCCGCCACCACACGCACGTTGAACGGCACGAGCCTGTTACTACCCAAAGGCTCTATCTCGCCCTCTTGCAGCGCGCGAAGCAGCTTGGCCTGAAGGCTTGGCGGCATGTCACCGATCTCGTCAAGAAACAGCGTTCCACCGTCGGCCAGCTTGAACTTGCCATCGCGCCCCTTACGGTCCGCCCCCGTATAGGCCCCGGGTACCACGCCGAAGAACTCGGCCTCCAGCAGCGTGTCGGGAACGGCGGCGATGTTCACACTGACGAAGGGACCACTTGCGCGACTCGACGCCGCGTGGATAGCATGTGCAAGCAGCTCCTTGCCTGTGCCCGTTTCACCCAATAGCAGCACAGGACTAGACGACTGAGCCGCTCGCCGCGCCCTGCGCTTAACCTCGACTGCCGCAGGGCTAGAACCCACGAAGCTCGCAAACGTGTATTTGGCACGCCGCTCACCTCCACCCACAATACCAGCCTTGGAGCGCTCGCGCTGTGCAGCCAGTTCACGCCGAGCATCGTCTAGATCGCGCTGCAACAGCGCAAACTTGCCGATAAGCGGTTGCAGTGTAGTCTCTGGGTGATCAAACAATACAATACCAATAGCGCCGATTACCCGGTCAACATCATCACGCAGTGGAATGCGGCTCACCACAAAGGTGCCGGCCTTGTTGGTCAGCAGATCGATGAGCACAGGCTGGCCAGTTTCAAGCACACGGCGCATCTGTGTATTGGGGATTACCTCCTCGACCATGCGACCCACGAACTGATTCACCGAACCCACACCCAAATCGGGAAGAAAGCGGCGGTAGCCCTCATTCACCCAAACGACACGCCCCGCCTTATCCACGAGAAACATCCCCTGACTTATGTTGGAGAACAAGTGGAACATGGAGCGCGCAGCTAGCTCCAAAATGCCCTGGGCATCGAGCGGTAAGGCGGGCATTTCGTCGGCGTGCAGGGTCATACCGCCATCGTAGCATTCATGAATCTTTTAGATCAGGATCATCTACGCCTGACTCCATGAGCCTATTGCCCAACTGCTGCTGCACCCTGCTCTACAACAGCTCAGACTGGTGATTGATGAGGCCCGAGCTTTTATGTGCGCTCAACTTCTTGTAAAAAGAGGCCCGGCTGATGCCTATGCTGGCGGCAGCACTAGCGACATTGTCGGCGTTCGAATGGAGCGCATGAACCAAGTATTGAGCCTCGAACTGCGCCATGGCCCGGGCGTAGTCCAACTGTTGTAGAGGACGTACTGCCGCTCCATTTGGTTTTGCAGGCTCATCCGAAGGTGCTAGTGCAGGTGCTACGGGCACACCCAGCAAGGAGGATATCTCACCGCCATCCACCTCACCACTATCGTGCGTCACCACCAACCGCTCAAGAGTGTTGCGCAACTGGCGCACATTCCCCGGCCACTGATATTCACCAAGCAACTTGAGCGCGGCTTCGGTCAGCACCGGTACATCGCACTCCACCTTTGAGCAAATTTCCTCAAGCAGCACATAGACCAGAGGCAACAGATCGGGTTGGCGTTGCCGCAATGGCGGCAATTGGATGGGGAGCACGTTCAACCGATAGTAGAGATCAGCACGGAACTTCCCCGCCTCCACCAATGCCAGCAAATCAGCTGAAGTCGCCGCAATGATTCTCACGTCAACACTGATGACCCGGTTAGAACCTATGGGTTCGATCTCTTGCTCCTGGATGGCTCTCAGCAGTTTGCTTTGCAGCATAAGTGGCATCTCGCCAATCTCATCCAAAAAGAGGGTTCCACGATGTGCTAGCTCAAATTTGCCCTTGCGCCCCTTGCGATCTACCCCTGTGTAAGCGCCAGGATCTGCACCGAAGAATTCAACCTCGAGTAGCGTATCCGGGATAGCCGCGACATTTACGCTCACTAGTGGTCCAGCGGAGCGGGAGGAGGCTGCATGGATCGCGTGGGTCAAAAGCTCCTTGCCGGTTCCGGTCTCGCCCAAAAGCAGCGTAGGAGCCCCAGACTGAGCAGCAAGGCGCGCCAACCGCTTGACCTCCAGTGTTGCAGAGCAGTTTCCTACAAAACTTGCGAAGGTGTGCTTGGCACGACGCGTTTGTTCTAGTGTGCGACGCGCACTGGCCAATTCCTCTTTCGCCCGGGAGTAGTGTGCAAGTATGGGCGTAAGCGTCTTGAGTTCATCAAATAAGGCAAAGCCGACGGCTCCGACAGTAGCACCTGTGTTGTCCCTAATAGGAAGACGGATCACGACCATGGGATCCTGCTGAGTCTCCAGAACATCAAGCAAGATGGGCTTGCCAGTTTCCACCACATCCCGCAGCAAGCTGTTGGGAACTACTTTTTCACAGTCCAGACCTATCGCCGCTTGAGGTTCGTCAAAACCAAAGCGTGCAGCATAACGCTTGTTGATCCATACCACGCGCGCCTGCGCATCCACGACGATCGTGCCCTCGCTGAAATTCTCAAATGTTCGAAATAGGGACTCCATGGCGCGTCGAGCCACAAAATCGTAGTTCGTTAGCACGTCGAGGTCCTGTGCGCGAAGCGGGTCTTGTTGTACTGTCTCCATTTCGAGAAATATATCAAATTCGAGACAAACTGCAAGAGAATTTTCTCCATTTCGAGAAAAATTGAAAAGAGACTGAGCAAGTCCGAGAGTGGGAGAGCAGCAAAGCCACATGGCATGGTTGTTGCAGCAAATGCGCTATCGCCTGCGGATTGTTTCGACATGCGAGGCCCATAAAAACTTTCTCGGAGACCGAATGTCGTTAGTTATCGTTGTTGCAGCACTTGCTTTCCTAATGTTCGCCGCCTACCGAGGCTACAGCGTCATCCTGTTTGCCCCCCTAGCCGCCCTTGGCGCCGTTCTACTCACCGATCCCTCCGCGGTCGCCCCAGTGTTCACCGGTATCTTCATGGAGAAGTTGGTCGGGTTTCTGAAGCTCTACTTCCCTGTATTTCTGCTGGGTGCAGTGTTTGGCAAAGTCATTGAGCTTTCAGGATACTCCCGTGCGATTGTGGCAGCAGCCATCCGTTACATCGGCAGCTCACATGCGAATGCCGTCATTGTGGCGGTCTGTGCATTGCTGACTTATGGCGGGGTTTCACTGTTTGTAGTGGTGTTTGCCGTTTACCCATTTGCCGCGGAGCTCTATCGCCAAAGCAATATACCCAAGCGCCTCATGCCTGGAGCTATAGCGCTCGGTGCCTTCTCGTTCACAATGGACTCACTGCCAGGAACGCCACAGATCCAGAACATCATCCCGACCACATTCTTCAATACAACCTCATGGGCTGCACCAGTGCTTGGGATTATTGGAGCGGCATTCATCATTTGCGTAGGCCTGTCTTATTTGGAATGGCGCCGACGCGATGCCGTCAAGCGAGGTGAAGGTTATGGGGCTTCGCTTATCTTTGAGTCAGAGCCAGTTCACACAACATCTTTACCAAACCCACTGCTGGCGATTGCACCCTTGTTGCTGGTTGGAGTCTCCAACTTTGCACTGACTAGACTCATTCCAATGTGGTATGGCACCCAAAGTAGTGCCGCTCTGCCTGGGATGGCCAAACCGGTCACGATCCCGACTGCTTCAGTGGTTGCGATCTGGGCAGTAGAAGGAGCGTTACTGCTGGGGATTGCGTTTGTTTTGTTGACGGCTTTCGGAACTGTGCGTGAGCGTTTTTCCGAAGGAACAAAGACTGCCGTTAGCGGAGCGCTTCTCGCATCCCTGAACACAGCATCCGAATATGGATTTGGAGGAGTGATTGCAGTATTGCCAGGGTTTCTTGTTGTCAGCGATTTTCTCAAGAGCGTTCCTGATCCATTGATCAATGCTGCAGTTTCGGTCAGCTCACTTGCGGGCATCACTGGATCAGCATCCGGAGGTATGAGCATCGCCCTTGCAGCAATGGGCGATACCTTTATCCACGGTGCACAAACTGCAGGCATCCCATTGGACGTCTTGCACCGGGTGGTTTCAATGGCAAGCGGCGGCATGGACACCCTGCCCCATAACGGAGCCGTCATCACACTACTGGCTGTAACTGGGCTGACGCACCGAGAATCATATCGAGACATCTTTGCCGTTACCATTATTAAAACACTTGCCGTGTTCTTTGTGATCGCAGTTTTCTATACGACGGGTCTTATCTAGACTTATTTTAATAAGGTTTACATCGTCCTATGCGAGACGACTATAGTACTCACCGAAAGAATCTATGAAAATTTTGACTGGAAAAACTGCCTTAGTAACAGGTTCCACGAGTGGCATTGGCCTCGGGATTGCAAAAGCATTAGCACAAGCAGGCGCAAATATCGTTCTCAATGGGTTTGGCGATGCTGATTCAGCCCTTGCAGATATTCTAGCAACCGGTGTACAGACTATGCACCACCCGGCTGACATGCGTAGTCTTCGAGAAATAGAATCCATGTTCACTGCAGCCAAGGCAAAATTTGAGATGGTGGATATTTTGGTAAATAATGCAGGAATCCAACATGTCGCACCAATTGA contains:
- a CDS encoding sigma-54 interaction domain-containing protein, which gives rise to MTLHADEMPALPLDAQGILELAARSMFHLFSNISQGMFLVDKAGRVVWVNEGYRRFLPDLGVGSVNQFVGRMVEEVIPNTQMRRVLETGQPVLIDLLTNKAGTFVVSRIPLRDDVDRVIGAIGIVLFDHPETTLQPLIGKFALLQRDLDDARRELAAQRERSKAGIVGGGERRAKYTFASFVGSSPAAVEVKRRARRAAQSSSPVLLLGETGTGKELLAHAIHAASSRASGPFVSVNIAAVPDTLLEAEFFGVVPGAYTGADRKGRDGKFKLADGGTLFLDEIGDMPPSLQAKLLRALQEGEIEPLGSNRLVPFNVRVVAATSRDLPALVREGRFREDLFYRLHVLPVRVPALRERRSDIPALIEVLCEDLALRNGTAPPELLPDAMALLASQTWRGNIRELRNVLEQAVMRCDSLSIDAMQLTVILREAGVEPVAPEQNIDGHGGSSDPQNLLRPLAVQVAELERRVIKAALTAHGGNKLAAARQLGISRATLYGRLENPE
- a CDS encoding sigma-54 interaction domain-containing protein; translation: METVQQDPLRAQDLDVLTNYDFVARRAMESLFRTFENFSEGTIVVDAQARVVWINKRYAARFGFDEPQAAIGLDCEKVVPNSLLRDVVETGKPILLDVLETQQDPMVVIRLPIRDNTGATVGAVGFALFDELKTLTPILAHYSRAKEELASARRTLEQTRRAKHTFASFVGNCSATLEVKRLARLAAQSGAPTLLLGETGTGKELLTHAIHAASSRSAGPLVSVNVAAIPDTLLEVEFFGADPGAYTGVDRKGRKGKFELAHRGTLFLDEIGEMPLMLQSKLLRAIQEQEIEPIGSNRVISVDVRIIAATSADLLALVEAGKFRADLYYRLNVLPIQLPPLRQRQPDLLPLVYVLLEEICSKVECDVPVLTEAALKLLGEYQWPGNVRQLRNTLERLVVTHDSGEVDGGEISSLLGVPVAPALAPSDEPAKPNGAAVRPLQQLDYARAMAQFEAQYLVHALHSNADNVASAAASIGISRASFYKKLSAHKSSGLINHQSELL
- a CDS encoding GntP family permease gives rise to the protein MSLVIVVAALAFLMFAAYRGYSVILFAPLAALGAVLLTDPSAVAPVFTGIFMEKLVGFLKLYFPVFLLGAVFGKVIELSGYSRAIVAAAIRYIGSSHANAVIVAVCALLTYGGVSLFVVVFAVYPFAAELYRQSNIPKRLMPGAIALGAFSFTMDSLPGTPQIQNIIPTTFFNTTSWAAPVLGIIGAAFIICVGLSYLEWRRRDAVKRGEGYGASLIFESEPVHTTSLPNPLLAIAPLLLVGVSNFALTRLIPMWYGTQSSAALPGMAKPVTIPTASVVAIWAVEGALLLGIAFVLLTAFGTVRERFSEGTKTAVSGALLASLNTASEYGFGGVIAVLPGFLVVSDFLKSVPDPLINAAVSVSSLAGITGSASGGMSIALAAMGDTFIHGAQTAGIPLDVLHRVVSMASGGMDTLPHNGAVITLLAVTGLTHRESYRDIFAVTIIKTLAVFFVIAVFYTTGLI